In Helianthus annuus cultivar XRQ/B chromosome 8, HanXRQr2.0-SUNRISE, whole genome shotgun sequence, a single genomic region encodes these proteins:
- the LOC118481186 gene encoding uncharacterized protein LOC118481186, producing MGIYWLKRKAKGYTWHKWKIKPRWLKISSTGACIYVGLDNKDCIWLTKKNGKQSMTFEIRAQYDALGLKVRKLTSNSTWVGNRNDSLTRSADEDQQLLSQHLHTKKHELVVVVHENEFDQIIHKVTKDSMGSINDFCIICLDSTYPISCYLAVLFGNGATNWLGILAFKHKTEIVKRWLVK from the coding sequence ATGGGTATATATTGGTTAAAAAGGAAGGCAAAGGGTTATACATGGCACAAATGGAAAATTAAACCAAGATGGCTCAAAATTAGTTCGACGGGTGCTTGCATCTATGTGGGTTTGGATAATAAAGATTGCATATGGTTGACTAAAAAGAATGGGAAACAATCTATGACGTTTGAAATTCGAGCACAGTATGATGCATTGGGGTTGAAAGTTAGAAAACTAACATCAAATAGCACATGGGTTGGAAATAGGAATGATAGTCTAACCAGATCTGCTGATGAAGACCAACAACTATTGAGTCAGCATTTGCACACAAAGAAACATGAACTAGTTGTTGTAGTTCATGAGAATGAATTTGATCAAATCATACACAAAGTTACAAAAGATAGCATGGGTTCTATAAATGATTTTTGTATAATATGTTTAGACTCTACGTATCCCATTTCATGCTACTTGGCTGTACTTTTTGGAAATGGTGCTACTAACTGGCTGGGAATTTTGGCATTCAAGCACAAAACTGAAATTGTGAAGAGATGGCTAGTTAAATGA
- the LOC110872225 gene encoding receptor-like protein EIX1, translating into MGNHWVWGLHLVLLSIFLVATKYTCLGAQNSTRSCHERERLALLQFKDSIKDDFKMLSSWIGSDCCSWNGVRCDGANRRVAGLHLRGNYADFDSYKEDYYLEGDMLNAYLAELRHLQHLDLSGNNFQRSRIPKFFGSFKQLSYLNLSNAGFSGVIPHHIGNLSNLKVLDLGSNDMRMPDDMAWVSGLSSLEHLDLTYVNLSQANNVDMAWVSGLSSLEHLDLSYVNLSQANNVDMVFYMIPSLTYLSLHECGLTNADLGLHLNSSKILPNIEHLDLSSNHFKGQLPHFFQNLTSLTFLDLSFNNLSLAWNSVNLLNMIPSLSELHLSRCGLHNAPFSPTYLNSSAHSNLQYFDLSGNSVEGRFPYELVNITSLKVLDLSSNSLNSSIPVMPNLLKLDVSFNNFEHIKLVGIWRQCHLKELSLSYNHFGGEMIGPSSNTSECSHYALEVLESSGNELNGSIPESVGKLNNLRVLHLSINSFTGSIPKALERLRYLEELDLLHNKLTGPVPTFLGNLTKLDLSDNQFSGSIPESLGRLTGLTLLSLESNQLTGPIPESLGRLTGLTRLSLESNQLTGPIPESLGKLTSLTDLYLQSNQLTGQIPESLGRLTGLTDLNLQSNLLTGPIPVTVGQLTKLVDLDVSKNSLEGVVMEAHFANLSMLQSLDISSNHKLIINISHEWIPPFQLWSVGLGSCKILNGFPHWLQNQRMLVILELSNASLYGLPPTWLQNMPMLDYLDLSHNKLIGSLINLPFSEDTRFLSLQDNLFNGSIPRSMCRRRLVILDVSRNRLSGNIPDCLENLQEMRMLMLGSNGLSGVVPSSLGNITYLAWLKLNDNKFNGQIPQDLGKLRYLEGLDLGNNEFSGNMPKWIGEKLSELRILRLHKNNFTGGIPHSLCKCSNLHILDIAHNNLTGSIPHCFGELSGMVEARDEDYRQSYESIDVIDVKQVMKGIELEYTKTKNLVANMDLSSNKLTGEIPVELTALASLMGLNLSHNHLNGSIPDSIGNMKALNSLDLSDNQLRGTIPPSMAALNFLSWMNLSHNNLSGRIPTGNQLQTLTDPSMYAGNRDLCGAPLPNNCSNHENPPATRSKNKHKNANEPKNVWFYLDITCGFATGFWGIIGVLAFKKQWRRKIFMIAEVTMDKVYVVVAVKISKIKRGREA; encoded by the coding sequence ATGGGAAATCATTGGGTTTGGGGGCTTCATCtcgttttattaagtatttttttGGTTGCAACCAAATATACTTGTCTGGGCGCTCAAAATTCAACAAGAAGCTGCCATGAACGAGAGAGACTAGCACTACTCCAGTTCAAAGACAGCATCAAAGATGACTTTAAAATGCTATCATCATGGATTGGCAGTGATTGTTGCTCATGGAATGGAGTCCGCTGTGATGGTGCCAACAGAAGAGTTGCCGGTCTTCATCTCAGAGGAAATTACGCGGACTTTGATTCCTATAAAGAAGATTACTACTTAGAAGGTGATATGCTGAACGCATATTTGGCTGAGTTAAGACATCTGCAACATCTGGATTTGAGCGGAAATAATTTTCAAAGAAGTCGGATCCCTAAATTCTTTGGATCCTTCAAGCAGCTAAGCTACCTCAATCTCTCAAATGCAGGGTTTAGTGGTGTTATTCCCCATCACATTGGAAATCTCTCCAATTTGAAGGTTCTTGATCTTGGTTCAAATGATATGCGCATGCCAGATGATATGGCATGGGTTTCTGGCCTTTCCTCACTTGAGCATCTTGACTTGACCTACGTAAATCTTTCTCAAGCAAACAACGTTGATATGGCATGGGTTTCTGGCCTTTCCTCACTTGAGCATCTTGACTTGAGCTACGTAAATCTTTCTCAAGCAAACAATGTTGATATGGTATTTTACATGATTCCTTCATTAACATATTTAAGTTTGCATGAGTGTGGACTTACTAATGCTGATCTTGGTCTTCACCTTAATTCAAGTAAAATACTTCCCAACATTGAACATCTGGATCTTAGCTCCAACCATTTTAAAGGTCAACTCCCTCACTTTTTTCAGAACTTGACATCCTTAACGTTCCTTGATCTTTCATTCAATAATCTTAGTCTGGCATGGAACTCTGTAAACCTGCTAAACATGATCCCTTCTTTATCTGAATTGCATTTGTCAAGGTGTGGGCTTCACAATGCCCCCTTTTCACCCACTTATTTGAATTCCAGTGCCCATTCTAACTTACAATATTTTGATCTTAGCGGTAATTCAGTTGAGGGTAGATTTCCATATGAATTAGTGAACATCACTTCCCTAAAAGTCCTTGACCTTTCATCCAACAGTTTGAACTCATCAATTCCTGTCATGCCTAACCTTCTAAAGCTCgatgtttcttttaataactTTGAGCACATCAAGCTTGTTGGGATTTGGAGACAATGTCATCTGAAGGAATTGAGCTTATCATATAATCATTTTGGAGGAGAAATGATAGGCCCATCATCAAACACGTCTGAATGTTCCCACTATGCTTTAGAGGTGTTGGAATCAAGTGGAAATGAATTAAACGGTTCGATTCCAGAATCTGTTGGAAAACTAAACAATTTAAGAGTCTTACATCTCAGTATAAACAGTTTTACAGGTTCAATCCCTAAAGCTTTGGAGAGATTAAGATATTTAGAAGAATTAGATCTGCTTCATAACAAATTAACCGGTCCCGTTCCGACATTCCTTGGAAACCTTACCAAACTTGACCTTTCTGATAATCAATTTAGTGGTTCTATCCCAGAATCATTGGGAAGATTAACAGGTTTAACTCTTTTAAGTCTGGAATCAAACCAGTTAACAGGTCCAATCCCAGAATCATTGGGAAGATTAACAGGTTTAACTCGTTTAAGTCTGGAATCAAACCAGTTAACAGGTCCAATCCCAGAATCATTGGGAAAACTAACAAGTTTAACTGATTTATATCTGCAATCAAACCAGTTAACAGGTCAAATCCCAGAATCATTAGGAAGATTAACAGGTTTAACTGATTTAAATCTGCAATCAAACCTGTTAACAGGTCCAATCCCCGTTACAGTTGGGCAACTCACCAAACTCGTTGACTTAGATGTCTCTAAAAATTCTTTAGAAGGAGTGGTTATGGAAGCCCATTTTGCTAACCTCTCGATGTTGCAGTCGTTGGATATATCTTCAAATCATAAGTTGATTATTAATATCTCACATGAGTGGATACCTCCATTCCAACTGTGGTCTGTTGGACTTGGTTCTTGCAAGATTTTAAATGGATTTCCACACTGGTTGCAAAATCAAAGGATGCTTGTGATTCTGGAATTGTCTAATGCTAGCCTATATGGTCTTCCACCAACATGGTTGCAGAATATGCCCATGCTTGATTATTTAGATCTCTCTCACAACAAACTCATTggatctttgataaaccttccaTTTAGCGAAGATACCAGGTTTTTATCTCTACAAGACAACCTTTTCAATGGGTCAATTCCAAGGTCAATGTGTCGAAGAAGGTTGGTTATTCTTGATGTTTCCAGAAATCGGTTATCTGGAAATATTCCTGATTGTCTAGAGAATCTACAAGAAATGAGGATGCTTATGCTTGGTTCAAATGGGTTGTCTGGAGTCGTTCCAAGTTCTTTAGGAAATATTACATATTTAGCATGGTTAAAACTGAATGACAATAAGTTCAATGGCCAAATACCACAAGACTTGGGAAAGTTGAGATACTTAGAAGGTTTAGATTTGGGCAATAACGAATTCTCAGGAAACATGCCAAAATGGATTGGAGAAAAACTTTCAGAATTGAGGATTCTGAGGTTGCATAAAAACAACTTCACAGGAGGTATTCCTCATTCTTTGTGCAAATGTTCAAATCTTCATATTTTAGACATTGCACACAACAACTTAACAGGATCCATCCCTCATTGTTTTGGAGAGTTGAGTGGGATGGTTGAGGCAAGAGATGAAGATTATCGACAATCTTATGAGAGCATTGATGTGATAGATGTGAAGCAGGTTATGAAAGGAATCGAGCTTGAATATACAAAAACGAAGAATTTAGTTGCTAATATGGACCTTTCAAGCAATAAACTTACAGGAGAAATCCCTGTAGAGCTAACTGCACTTGCTTCATTGATGGGTCTCAATTTGTCTCATAATCATCTGAATGGGAGTATTCCAGATAGCATTGGAAACATGAAGGCGTTAAATTCTCTCGATCTCTCAGACAACCAATTGAGAGGGACAATCCCTCCAAGCATGGCAGCTTTGAACTTTTTGAGCTGGATGAATCTGTCACACAACAACTTGTCAGGAAGAATTCCAACAGGAAATCAACTGCAAACACTTACCGACCCATCAATGTATGCGGGTAACAGGGATCTCTGTGGTGCACCTCTGCCAAATAATTGTTCCAATCATGAAAACCCACCAGCCACaagaagcaagaacaaacacaaaaaTGCTAATGAGCCAAAGAATGTATGGTTTTACTTGGACATAACATGTGGATTTGCAACAGGTTTTTGGGGTATTATTGGAGTTTTGGCATTCAAGAAGCAATGGAGAAGGAAGATTTTTATGATTGCAGAGGTAACCATGGATAAAGTATATGTGGTGGTTGCAGTGAAGATTTCCAAGATTAAAAGAGGCAGAGAAGCCTGA
- the LOC110869651 gene encoding 60S acidic ribosomal protein P0-1-like has translation MASQAARKAIHLQKLHNHLKHNNTHLVIVSADNLRVSQIQAIRQGLRPHSSVVMGKNSFMRRSLEIHAPSAGKPAFVGAVPHINGKVGLILTDCDPEEVSEMVAGYKLQPLVEDKFQNNKEIDKLFMCILIFKSLQLSKLYYNSVDTVFK, from the exons ATGGCTTCTCAGGCGGCAAGGAAGGCAATCCACCTCCAGAAGCTACACAACCATCTCAAACACAACAACACCCACCTTGTCATCGTCAGTGCTGACAATCTTCGTGTGAGCCAAATTCAGGCCATAAGGCAAGGACTGCGACCCCACTCATCTGTCGTAATGGGTAAGAATTCTTTCATGAGGCGCTCACTCGAGATCCATGCCCCATCTGCCGGAAAACCCGCTTTTGTTGGCGCAGTTCCTCATATTAACGGCAAAGTTGGGTTGATTTTGACCGATTGTGACCCAGAGGAAGTGAGTGAAATGGTTGCGGGATATAAGTTGCAGCCGCTG GTTGAAGATAAATTTCAGAATAATAAGGAGATCGATAAGTTGTTTATGTGCATACTTATTTTCAAATCATTGCAGCTAAGCAAATTATATTACAATTCAGTTGATACGGTTTTTAAGTAG